Proteins from a genomic interval of Physeter macrocephalus isolate SW-GA chromosome 21, ASM283717v5, whole genome shotgun sequence:
- the MED12 gene encoding mediator of RNA polymerase II transcription subunit 12: protein MAAFGILSYEHRPLKRPRLGPPDVYPQDPKQKEDELTALNVKQGFNNQPAVSGDEHGSAKNVNFNPAKISSNFSSIIAEKLRCNTLPDTGRRKPQVNQKDNFWLVTARSQSAINTWFTDLAGTKPLTQLAKKVPIFSKKEEVFGYLAKYTVPVMRAAWLIKMTCAYYAAITETKVKKRHVIDPFMEWTQIITKYLWEQLQKMAEYYRPGPSGSGGCGSTIGPLPHDVEVAIRQWDYNEKLAMFMFQDGMLDRHEFLTWVLECFEKIRPGEDELLKLLLPLLLRYSGEFVQSAYLSRRLAYFCTRRLALQLDGVSSHSSHMMSAQSTSTLPTTPAPQPPTSSTPSTPFSDLLMCPQHRPLVFGLSCILQTILLCCPSALVWHYSLTDSRIKTGSPLDHLPIAPSNLPMPEGNSAFTQQVRAKLREIEQQIKERGQAVEVRWSFDKCQEATAGFTIGRVLHTLEVLDSHSFERSDFSNSLDSLCNRIFGLGPSKDGHEISSDDDAVVSLLCEWAVSCKRSGRHRAMVVAKLLEKRQAEIEAERCGESEAADEKGSIASGSLSAPSAPIFQDVLLQFLDTQAPMLTDPRSESERVEFFNLVLLFCELIRHDVFSHNMYTCTLISRGDLAFGAPGPRPPSPFDDPADDPERKEAEGSSSSKLEDPGLSESMDIDPSSSVLFEDMEKPDFSLFSPTMPCEGKGSPSPEKPDVEKEVKPPPKEKLEGTLGVLYDQPRHVQYATHFPIPQEESCSHECNQRLVVLFGVGKQRDDARHAIKKITKDILKVLNRKGTAETDQLAPIVPLNPGDLTFLGGEDGQKRRRNRPEAFPTAEDIFAKFQHLSHYDQHQVTAQVSRNVLEQITSFALGMSYHLPLVQHVQFIFDLMEYSLSISGLIDFAIQLLNELSVVEAELLLKSSDLVGSYTTSLCLCIVAVLRHYHACLILNQDQMAQVFEGLCGVVKHGMNRSDGSSAERCILAYLYDLYTSCSHLKSKFGELFSDFCSKVKNTIYCNVEPSESNMRWAPEFMIDTLENPAAHTFTYTGLGKSLSENPANRYSFVCNALMHVCVGHHDPDRVNDIAILCAELTGYCKSLSAEWLGVLKALCCSSNNGTCGFNDLLCNVDVSDLSFHDSLATFVAILIARQCLLLEDLIRCAAIPSLLNAACSEQDSEPGARLTCRILLHLFKTPQLNPCQSDGNKPTVGIRSSCDRHLLAASQNRIVDGAVFAVLKAVFVLGDAELKGSGFTVTGGTEELPEEEGGGGSGGRRQGGRNISVETASLDVYAKYVLRSICQQEWVGERCLKSLCEDSNDLQDPVLSSAQAQRLMQLICYPHRLLDNEDGENPQRQRIKRILQNLDQWTMRQSSLELQLMIKQTPNNEMNSLLENIAKATIEVFQQSAETGSSSGNTASNMPSSSKTKPVLSSLERSGVWLVAPLIAKLPTSVQGHVLKAAGEELEKGQHLGSSSRKERDRQKQKSMSLLSQQPFLSLVLTCLKGQDEQREGLLTSLYSQVHQIVNNWRDDQYLDDCKPKQLMHEALKLRLNLVGGMFDTVQRSTQQTTEWAVLLLEIIISGTVDMQSNNELFTTVLDMLSVLINGTLAADMSSISQGSMEENKRAYMNLVKKLRKELGERQSDSLEKVRQLLPLPKQTRDVITCEPQGSLIDTKGNKIAGFDSIFKKEGLQVSTKQKISPWDLFEGLKPSAPLSWGWFGTVRVDRRVARGEEQQRLLLYHTHLRPRPRAYYLEPLPLPPEDEEPPAPTLLEPEKKAPEPPKTDKPGAAAPSTEERKKKSTKGKKRSQPAAKTEDYGMGPGRSGPYGVTVPPDLLHHTNPASISHLSYRQGSIGLYTQNQPLPAGGPRVDPYRPVRLPMQKLPSRPPYPGVLPTTMTGVMGLEPSSYKTSVYRQQQPAVPQGQRLRQQLQQSQGMLGQSSVHQMTPSSSYGLQTSQGYTPYVSHVGLQQHTGPAGTMVPPSYSSQPYQSTHSSTNPTLVDPTRHLQQRPSGYVHQQAPTYGHGLTSTQRFSHQTLQQTPMIGTMTPLGAQGVQAGVRSASILPEQQQQQQQQQQQQQQQQQQQQQQQQQQQQQQQQQYHIRQQQQQQILRQQQQQQQQQQQQQQQQQAHQQQQQQQQAAPPQPQPQSQPQFQRQGLQQTQQQQQTAALVRQLQQQLSNTQPQPSTNIFGRY from the exons ATGGCGGCCTTCGGGATCTTGAGCTACGAACACCGGCCCCTGAAGCGGCCGCGGCTGGGGCCTCCCGATGTATACCCTCAAGATCCCAAACAGAAGGAG GATGAACTAACGGCCTTGAATGTAAAACAAGGTTTCAATAACCAGCCAGCTGTCTCTGGGGATGAACATGGCAGTGCCAAGAACGTCAACTTCAATCCTGCCAAG ATCAGTTCCAACTTCAGCAGCATTATTGCAGAGAAGTTACGTTGTAACACCCTCCCTGACACTGGTAGAAGGAAGCCCCAAGTGAACCAGAAGGACAACTTCTGGCTGGTGACTGCACGTTCCCAGAGTGCCATTAACACCTGGTTCACCGATCTGGCTGGCACCAAGCCACTCACACAACTAGCCAAAAAG GTCCCCATTTTCAGTAAGAAGGAAGAAGTGTTTGGGTACTTGGCCAAGTACACAGTGCCTGTGATGCGGGCTGCCTGGCTCATTAAGATGACCTGTGCCTACTATGCAGCGATCACAGAGACCAAGGTTAAGAAGAGACATGTCATTGACCCTTTCATGG AATGGACTCAGATCATCACCAAGTACTTATGGGAGCAGCTGCAAAAGATGGCTGAATACTACCGGCCAGGGCCTTCTGGAAGTGGGGGCTGTGGTTCTACTATAGGGCCCTTGCCCCATGATGTAGAGGTGGCAATCCGGCAGTGGGACTACAATGAGAAGCTGGCCATGTTCATGTTTCAG GACGGAATGCTGGACAGACATGAGTTCCTGACCTGGGTACTTGAGTGTTTTGAGAAAATCCGCCCTGGAGAGGATGAATTGCTTAAActgctgctgcccctgctgcTTCGA TACTCTGGGGAATTCGTTCAGTCTGCATACCTCTCCCGCCGCCTTGCCTACTTCTGTACGCGGAGACTGGCCCTGCAGCTGGATGGCGTGAGCAGTCACTCATCTCATATGATGTCTGCTCAGTCAACAAGCACACTGCCCACGACCCCTGCTCCTCAGCCCCCAACTAGCAGCACACCCTCTACACCCTTTAGTGACCTGCTTATGTGCCCTCAGCACCGACCCCTAGTTTTTGGCCTCAGCTGTATCCTTCAG ACCATCCTCCTGTGTTGTCCTAGTGCCCTGGTTTGGCACTACTCTCTGACTGATAGCCGAATCAAGACTGGCTCACCACTTGACCACCTGCCTATTGCCCCCTCCAACCTGCCCATGCCAGAGGGCAACAGTGCCTTCACTCAGCAG GTCCGTGCAAAGTTGCGGGAGATTGAGCAGCAGATCAAGGAGCGCGGACAGGCCGTTGAGGTTCGCTGGTCTTTTGATAAGTGCCAAGAAGCTACTGCAG GCTTCACCATTGGGCGGGTGCTCCATACTTTGGAAGTGCTGGACAGCCATAGTTTTGAGCGCTCTGACTTCAGCAACTCTCTTGATTCCCTCTGTAATCGAATCTTTGGATTGGGGCCTAGCAAGGATGGGCACGAG ATCTCCTCAGATGATGATGCTGTGGTATCATTACTGTGTGAATGGGCTGTCAGCTGCAAGCGCTCTGGTCGTCATCGTGCGATGGTGGTAGCCAAGCTGCTGGAGAAGAGACAGGCAGAGATTGAGGCTGAG CGTTGTGGAGAATCGGAAGCCGCAGATGAGAAGGGTTCCATAGCCTCTGGCTCCCTTTCTGCTCCTAGTGCTCCCATTTTCCAGGATGTCCTCCTGCAGTTTCTGGATACACAGGCTCCCATGCTGA CGGACCCCCGAAGTGAGAGTGAACGAGTGGAGTTCTTTAACTTGGTACTGCTGTTCTGTGAACTGATTCGACATGATGTTTTCTCCCACAACATGTACACTTGCACCCTTATCTCCCGAGGGGACCTTGCCTTCGGAGCCCCTGGTCCCCGGCCTCCCTCTCCCTTTGATGACCCTGCCGATGACCCCGAGCGCAAGGAGGCtgagggcagcagcagcagcaagctGGAG GATCCAGGCCTCTCGGAGTCTATGGACATCGACCCTAGCTCTAGTGTGCTCTTTGAGGACATGGAGAAGCCTGATTTCTCA TTGTTCTCCCCCACTATGCCCTGTGAGGGGAAGGGCAGTCCATCCCCTGAGAAACCAGATGTTGAGAAGGAGGTGAAGCCCCCACCCAAGGAGAAGCTAGAAGGGACCCTTGGGGTTCTTTATGACCAGCCGCGGCATGTGCAGTATGCCACGCACTTTCCCATCCCCCAG GAGGAGTCATGCAGCCATGAGTGCAACCAGCGGTTGGTCGTACTGTTTGGGGTGGGAAAGCAGCGAGATGATGCCCGCCATGCCATCAAGAAAATTACCAAGGATATCCTGAAGGTTCTGAACCGCAAAGGGACAGCGGAAACTG ACCAGCTTGCTCCTATTGTGCCTCTGAATCCTGGAGACCTGACATTCTTAG GTGGGGAGGATGGGCAGAAGCGGCGGCGCAACCGGCCTGAAGCCTTCCCCACCGCCGAGGATATCTTTGCTAAGTTCCAGCACCTTTCGCATTACGACCAACACCAGGTCACAGCTCAG GTCTCCCGGAATGTTCTGGAGCAGATCACGAGCTTTGCCCTTGGCATGTCGTACCACTTGCCTCTGGTGCAGCACGTGCAGTTCATCTTCGACCTCATGGAATATTCACTCAGCATCAGTGGCCTCATCGACTTTGCCATTCAG CTACTGAATGAACTGAGTGTAGTTGAGGCCGAGTTGCTTCTCAAATCCTCGGATCTGGTGGGCAGCTACACCACCAGCCTGTGCCTGTGCATCGTGGCTGTCCTGCGGCACTATCACGCCTGCCTCATCCTcaaccaggaccagatggcacaGGTCTTTGAGGG GCTGTGTGGCGTAGTCAAGCATGGGATGAATCGGTCCGATGGCTCCTCCGCAGAGCGCTGTATCCTTGCTTATCTCTATGATCTGTACACCTCCTGTAGCCATTTAAAGAGCAAATTTGGGGAGCTCTTCAG tGACTTCTGCTCCAAGGTGAAGAACACCATCTACTGCAACGTGGAGCCATCAGAATCCAATATGCGCTGGGCACCCGAGTTCATGATTGACACTCTGGAGAACCCTGCCGCTCACACCTTCACCTACACAGGGCTAGGCAAGAGTCTTAGTGAGAACCCTGCTAACCGCTACAGCTTTGTCTGCAATGCCCTTATGCACGTCTGTGTAGGGCACCATGATCCCGATAG GGTGAATGACATCGCAATCCTGTGTGCAGAGCTGACCGGCTATTGCAAGTCACTGAGTGCGGAGTGGCTGGGAGTGCTTAAGGCCTTGTGCTGCTCCTCTAACAATGGCACTTGCGGTTTCAACGACCTCCTCTGCAATGTAGAT GTCAGTGACCTGTCTTTTCACGACTCCCTGGCCACTTTTGTTGCCATCCTCATCGCTCGGCAGTGTTTGCTCCTGGAGGATCTGATTCGCTGTGCAGCCATCCCTTCACTCCTTAATGCTG CTTGCAGTGAACAGGACTCTGAGCCGGGGGCCCGGCTTACCTGCCGCATCCTCCTCCACCTTTTCAAGACACCTCAACTCAATCCTTGCCAGTCGGACGGAA ACAAGCCTACGGTAGGAATCCGCTCCTCCTGTGACCGCCACCTGCTGGCTGCCTCCCAGAACCGCATTGTGGATGGAGCTGTGTTTGCTGTTCTCAAGGCTGTGTTTGTACTTG GGGATGCGGAACTGAAGGGTTCAGGCTTCACTGTGACAGGAGGAACAGAAGAACttccagaggaggagggaggaggtggcagtGGCGGTCGGAGGCAGGGTGGCCGCAACATCTCTGTGGAGACAGCCAGTCTGGATGTCTATGCCAAGTACGTGCTACGCAGCATCTGCCAGCAG GAATGGGTAGGAGAACGTTGCCTTAAATCGCTGTGTGAGGACAGCAATGACTTGCAAGACCCAGTGTTGAGTAGCGCCCAGGCCCAGCGCCTCATGCAGCTCATCTGCTACCCACATCGGCTGCTGGACAATGAGGATGGGGAAAACCCCCAGCGGCAACGCATTAAGCGTATCCTCCAG AACTTGGACCAGTGGACCATGCGCCAGTCTTCCTTGGAGCTGCAGCTCATGATCAAGCAGACCCCTAACAAT GAGATGAACTCCCTCTTAGAGAACATCGCCAAGGCCACAATCGAGGTTTTCCAACAGTCTGCAGAGACAGGGTCGTCTTCTGGAAACACTGCAAGCAACATGCCCAGCAGCAGCAAGACCAAGCCCGTGCTCAG CTCCCTAGAGCGCTCTGGTGTATGGCTGGTGGCTCCTCTCATTGCCAAACTGCCCACCTCAGTCCAGGGGCATGTGTTAAAGGCTGCTGGGGAAGAATTGGAGAAGGGCCAGCACCTGGGTTCCTCTTCGCGCAAAGAACGCGATCGACAAAAGCAGAAGAG CATGTCCCTGTTGAGCCAGCAGCCCTTCTTATCCCTGGTGCTGACGTGTCTGAAGGGTCAGGACGAGCAGCGCGAGGGACTCCTTACCTCCCTCTACAGCCAAGTCCACCAG ATTGTGAATAATTGGAGAGATGACCAGTACTTAGACGACTGCAAGCCAAAGCAGCTAATGCATGAGGCGCTCAAACTGCGGCTCAACCTG GTGGGGGGCATGTTTGACACGGTGCAGCGCAGCACCCAGCAGACCACGGAGTGGGCTGTGCTCCTCCTGGAGATCATCATCAGCGGCACTGTCGACATGCAGTCCAACAA TGAGCTCTTCACCACCGTCTTGGACATGCTGAGCGTGCTCATCAATGGGACCCTAGCTGCAGACATGTCCAGCATCTCCCAGGGCAGCATGGAGGAAAACAAACGTGCCTACATGAACCTGGTGAAGAAGCTGCGG AAGGAGTTGGGGGAGCGCCAGTCAGACAGTCTGGAAAAGGTTCGCCAGCTGCTGCCACTGCCCAAGCAGACCCGAGATGTCATCACATGTGAGCCGCAGGGCTCCCTTATCGACACCAAAGGCAACAAGATTGCCGGCTTCGACTCCATCTTCAAGAAGGAG GGTCTACAGGTTTCCACCAAACAAAAGATCTCCCCCTGGGATCTTTTTGAAGGCTTGAAGCCGTCAGCGCCACTGTCTTGGGGCTGGTTTGGAACAGTGCGGGTGGACCGGCGCGTGGCCCGTGGAGAGGAACAGCAGCGGCTGCTGCTGTACCACACGCACCTGAGGCCCCGGCCCCGCGCCTATTACCTGGAGCCGCTGCCACTGCCACCGGAAGATgaggagcccccagcccccaccctgctGGAGCCTGAGAAAAAGGCTCCAGAGCCCCCCAAAACTGACAAACCTGGGGCCGCTGCCCCCAGCACTGAGGAACGCAAGAAGAAGTCCACCAAGGGCAAGAAACGCAGCCAGCCGGCCGCCAAGACAGAG GACTATGGAATGGGCCCAGGCCGGAGTGGCCCCTATGGAGTGACAGTGCCTCCGGACCTCCTGCACCACACCAACCCTGCCTCCATATCCCACCTTAGCTACAGGCAGGGCTCCATAGGCCTCTACACCCAGAACCAGCCACTGCCGGCAG GTGGCCCCCGTGTGGACCCGTACCGCCCTGTGCGGTTACCGATGCAGAAGCTGCCTTCCCGACCACCTTACCCTGGAGTGCTGCCCACCACCATGACTGGCGTCATGGGACTGGAACCCTCCTCCTACAAGACGTCTGTGTACCGACAGCAGCAGCCTGCGGTGCCCCAGGGACAGCGCCTTCGCCAACAGCTCCAG CAGAGTCAGGGGATGTTGGGACAGTCATCTGTCCATCAGATGACTCCCAGCTCTTCCTACGGTTTGCAGACCTCCCAG ggCTATACTCCTTACGTTTCTCATGTGGGATTGCAGCAACACACAGGCCCCGCAGGTACCATGGTGCCCCCCAGCTACTCCAGCCAGCCTTATCAGAGCACCCACTCTTCTACCAATCCTACTCTTGTAGATCCTACCCGCCACCTGCAGCAGCGGCCCAGTGGCTATGTGCACCAGCAGGCCCCAACCTACGGACACGGGCTGACCTCCACTCAAAG GTTTTCCCACCAGACACTGCAGCAAACACCCATGATAGGCACTATGACCCCACTGGGCGCCCAGGGTGTCCAGGCCGGCGTCCGGTCGGCTTCCATCCTGcctgagcagcagcagcagcagcagcagcagcagcagcaacagcagcagcagcagcagcagcaacagcagcagcagcagcagcagcagcagcagcagcagcaacagtacCACAtccggcagcagcagcaacagcagatcCTGCGG cagcaacagcagcagcagcagcagcaacagcagcagcagcagcagcagcaggcccaccagcagcagcagcagcagcagcaggcagctcctccccagccccagccccagtcccAGCCCCAG TTCCAGCGCCAGGGGCTTCAGCAGACCCAGCAACAACAGCAGACAGCAGCTTTGGTCCGGCAGCTCCAACAACAGCTCTCCA ATACCCAGCCACAGCCCAGTACCAACATATTTGGACGCTACTGA